The Panthera uncia isolate 11264 chromosome C2, Puncia_PCG_1.0, whole genome shotgun sequence genome contains a region encoding:
- the LOC125920757 gene encoding 3beta-hydroxysteroid dehydrogenase isoform X1, which yields MSSHTRVALVTGANKGIGFAIVRDLCRQFSGDVVLTARDQARGQAAVQRLQAEGLIPRFHLLDIDDLQSIRALRDFLRKEYGGLDVLVNNAGIAFKTNDPTPFHIQAEVTMKTNFFGTRDVCTELLPLMKPQGRPAQARCRSLPIASRRPAHSHVPQMATGQWSISRQMRQLYCPSGLLSPGEAPTPLPPSRPAQAAYMHIFFHKHTYSTINIFSFIYDFLNLFSTLLYCKNTSCMLIDCLCHGYAFSQNQTISKLLGKSEVNVDFLLHGDSAIPNPWVVKVQLYLDQEAQNQK from the exons ATGTCGTCACACACCCGCGTGGCTCTGGTAACCGGGGCCAACAAGGGTATCGGCTTCGCCATCGTGCGCGACCTGTGCCGGCAGTTTTCGGGGGACGTGGTGCTCACGGCGCGGGACCAGGCGCGGGGACAGGCGGCAGTGCAGCGGCTCCAGGCCGAAGGACTGATCCCCCGCTTCCACCTGCTGGACATCGACGACCTGCAGAGCATCCGCGCCCTGCGCGACTTCCTGCGCAAGGAGTACGGGGGCCTGGACGTGCTGGTCAACAACGCGGGCATCGCCTTCAAGA CCAATGATCCGACACCGTTTCATATTCAAGCGGAAGTGACGATGAAAACAAACTTCTTTGGTACCCGAGACGTGTGCACAGAACTGCTGCCTCTAATGAAACCCCAAG GACGCCCTGCCCAGGCCAGGTGCAGATCCCTCCCCATCGCCTCCAGAAGGCCTGCACACTCACATGTGCCACAGATGGCCACAGGCCAGTGGTCTATCTCCAGGCAGATGAGGCAGCTCTACTGTCCCTCAGGCCTGCTGTCACCTGGAGAGGCCCCCACACCACTGCCTCCGTCCAGGCCTGCTCAGGCTGCCtatatgcacatttttttccataagcatacgtacagtactataaatatattttcttttatttacgaTTTTCTTAACCTGTTCTCtaccttactttattgtaagaatacatcATGTatgttaatcgactgtttatgtcATGGATACGCCTTCAGTCAAAATCAAACTATCAGTAAACTTTTGGGGAAATCAGAAGTTAATGTAGATTTTTTACTGCATGGGGATTCAGCAATTCCTAATCCCTGGGTTGTCAAGGTTCAACTGTATTTGGATCAGGAAGCACAAAACCAGAAGTAG
- the LOC125920757 gene encoding carbonyl reductase [NADPH] 1 isoform X2, which translates to MSSHTRVALVTGANKGIGFAIVRDLCRQFSGDVVLTARDQARGQAAVQRLQAEGLIPRFHLLDIDDLQSIRALRDFLRKEYGGLDVLVNNAGIAFKTNDPTPFHIQAEVTMKTNFFGTRDVCTELLPLMKPQGRVVNVSSIVSLRSLKNCSPGLQQKFRSETITEEELVGLMNKFVEDTKNGVHRKEGWPDTAYGVTKIGVTVLSRIHARKLSEQRRGDKILLNACCPGWVRTDMAGPRATKSPEEGAETPVYLALLPSDAEGPHGEFVMEKKVEQW; encoded by the exons ATGTCGTCACACACCCGCGTGGCTCTGGTAACCGGGGCCAACAAGGGTATCGGCTTCGCCATCGTGCGCGACCTGTGCCGGCAGTTTTCGGGGGACGTGGTGCTCACGGCGCGGGACCAGGCGCGGGGACAGGCGGCAGTGCAGCGGCTCCAGGCCGAAGGACTGATCCCCCGCTTCCACCTGCTGGACATCGACGACCTGCAGAGCATCCGCGCCCTGCGCGACTTCCTGCGCAAGGAGTACGGGGGCCTGGACGTGCTGGTCAACAACGCGGGCATCGCCTTCAAGA CCAATGATCCGACACCGTTTCATATTCAAGCGGAAGTGACGATGAAAACAAACTTCTTTGGTACCCGAGACGTGTGCACAGAACTGCTGCCTCTAATGAAACCCCAAG GCAGAGTGGTCAATGTGTCTAGCATAGTGAGCCTCAGATCGCTTAAAAACTGCAGCCCAGGACTGCAGCAGAAGTTCAGAAGTGAAACCATCACAGAGGAGGAGCTGGTGGGGCTCATGAACAAGTTCGTGGAAGACACAAAGAACGGGGTGCACAGGAAGGAGGGCTGGCCTGATACTGCATATGGAGTGACAAAAATTGGTGTCACGGTCCTGTCCAGAATCCATGCCAGGAAActgagtgagcagaggagaggggacaaGATCCTCCTGAATGCCTGCTGCCCTGGGTGGGTGAGAACAGACATGGCCGGACCCAGAGCCACTAAGAGCCCAGAAGAAGGAGCAGAGACCCCCGTCTACTTGGCCCTTTTGCCCTCAGATGCTGAGGGACCTCACGGGGAGTTTGTTATGGAGAAGAAAGTCGAACAATGGTGA